From Mercenaria mercenaria strain notata chromosome 17, MADL_Memer_1, whole genome shotgun sequence, the proteins below share one genomic window:
- the LOC123536181 gene encoding uncharacterized protein LOC123536181, with the protein MASSPPNLFSPSNKQECQAAIRKLSREKVISLDAEGVHLGKDGPLTLLQIGTLDGSVYLFDVMINENEQDKMFFTETGLNTILTSTRIVKVIQSCSGDSAALYHQFGIRLENVFDTQVAHLVIEEDKGKKLPKREKLVDICKLYSKNAEVYEGKEDVKLEWSKIAGNYWAKRPMTKEMIDYASGDVTALIPEVYETQNRYLENNGCLDLFAERVQEEIELDIDPLAKERRKERTIKIKMAILDEMAEKYSRQTDFASITDEDEIKALNDTSVEEMSGLPSVIQDLKRQSMASFLKSIEEKLETPETFNPDRGVTYKLNDIEHCGSEQLQKEATRIKQEVIKVITGDVQTKYNPDTPLENISSLEYQIIRGLKPLSGDSPRYQPTVIALHWKIAGKELTDAIDKLNADPNYNMTIPISKLRFFTNNPDVPRNTKRLAQALLEKQESTILQRIPNKYTRNTKIEELTDSERMVVGGLRLSSGNYNPVVVALHWKIGLQKLDKDLEDYRAGNLRVNDGLRRKLDFYMKNRAVPSDIKLRAKEFLQALPQSNRGGGRRY; encoded by the exons ATGGCATCGTCACCACCGAACCTGTTTTCCCCTTCCAACAAACAAGAATGTCAAGCGGCCATAAGAAAGCTCAGTCGAGAAAAAGTAATCTCTCTTGATGCTGAAGGTGTTCATCTTGGTAAAGACGGACCTCTTACACTATTGCAAATTGGCACATTGGATGGATCAGTCTACTTGTTTGACGTCATGATAAACGAAAATGAACAGGACAAAATGTTTTTCACGGAAACGGGGCTTAACACCATTTTAACGTCAACACGAATCGTAAAA GTAATCCAGTCTTGTTCAGGTGACAGTGCAGCTCTATACCATCAGTTTGGTATCAGATTGGAAAATGTTTTCGATACACAG GTAGCACATCTTGTGATTGAAGAAGACAAAGGAAAAAAACTTCCAAAAAGGGAGAAACTTGTGGATATTTGCAAGTTGTATTCCAAAAATGCCGAGGTCTACGAAGGCAAAGAAGATGTAAAG TTGGAATGGAGCAAAATTGCAGGAAATTACTGGGCAAAGAGACCAATGACAAAAGAGATGATAGACTATGCAAGTGGTGATGTAACTGCTCTTATTCCAGAAGTTTATGAAACACAAAACAG GTATTTGGAAAACAATGGTTGTCTTGATTTATTTGCGGAGAGGGTTCAAGAAGAAATTGAACTCGATATAGATCCTCTCGCTAAGGAACGCCGTAAAGAGAGAACTATTAAAATCAAAATGGCAATACTTGACGAAATGGCAGAAAAGTACAGCAGACAAACAGATTTTGCATCCATTACGGATGAAGATGAG ATCAAGGCACTAAATGATACCAGTGTTGAGGAGATGTCGGGCCTCCCTAGTGTAATACAAGACTTAAAGCGGCAGTCGATGGCAAGTTTTCTGAAGTCCATTGAAGAAAAACTCGAGACACCTGAAACCTTTAATCCAGATCGTGGTGTGACGTACAAACTGAACGACATTGAACACTGTGGTTCTGAGCAGCTGCAGAAAGAGGCAACTCGTATCAAGCAAGAAGTGATCAAGGTCATAACTGGTGATGTACAAACGAAGTATAATCCCGACACACCCCTTGAAAATATATCTTCCCTGGAATATCAGATAATCAGAGGACTGAAACCACTTTCTGGTGATTCACCACGTTACCAGCCAACTGTAATTGCCCTGCACTGGAAAATTGCAGGAAAAGAACTTACAGACGCTATTGATAAACTAAATGCCGATCCAAATTACAACATGACGATACCGATTTCTAAATTGAGATTTTTCACAAATAATCCTGATGTTCCAAGAAATACAAAAAGATTAGCACAAGCATTGCTGGAAAAACAAGAATCTACCATATTGCAGAGAATTCCAAATAAATATACAAGAAATACTAAAATAGAAGAGCTGACGGATTCCGAAAGGATGGTTGTAGGAGGACTGAGACTCTCGTCAGGCAATTACAATCCGGTCGTAGTGGCTTTGCACTGGAAGATTGGATTACAGAAGTTAGATAAGGATCTAGAAGATTATCGAGCCGGAAATCTACGTGTGAACGATGGACTGAGAAGGAAGCTAGACTTCTACATGAAGAATAGAGCAGTTCCGAGTGATATAAAGCTGAGAGCTAAGGAATTTCTCCAAGCTTTGCCACAGTCAAACAGGGGCGGTGGAAGGAGGTACTGA